Proteins from a genomic interval of Phycisphaerae bacterium:
- a CDS encoding tetratricopeptide repeat protein — protein MYRRPVILGIACVLGLCAGGAERAAGQGQTRSRWTGRPMRAITSPLLDRMFTRDHWPTPRWQQGPTIVTRSIGNTYFSDGTPFDPFAVGSFPDRFQNSAALYGNTAVSSALRGGSYVSSNAVNMQSPASYGLTPPSLEAWPSALTPRQIGGWSAGAEPVMASTAYASPVQTIPPPNGEFAQAMWSARQAKLGEPIEAPRPGGPADVATRIGNKSFRRGEYALARDDYRRALARDEGDPQIRLAVGLAEFARGRWPQASRAIAEGMKKGPDLDPASFDLRNAYGRPGDFEKHLARLEAAAERSPDDAGLWLLLGYVRYFSGDVAGGRTAWEKYSAMPATDPAVHAYVDSLLR, from the coding sequence GTGTACCGCCGACCAGTTATTCTTGGGATTGCGTGCGTGCTGGGTCTCTGCGCGGGCGGGGCGGAGCGCGCCGCGGGGCAGGGCCAAACTCGATCGCGATGGACGGGGCGACCCATGCGGGCGATTACCTCTCCGCTGCTCGATCGGATGTTTACGAGGGATCATTGGCCGACGCCTCGCTGGCAGCAGGGGCCGACGATCGTCACCCGGTCCATCGGGAATACCTATTTCTCTGATGGCACGCCGTTTGATCCGTTCGCGGTCGGCTCGTTTCCCGATCGATTTCAGAATAGCGCGGCGTTGTACGGGAACACGGCCGTGAGCAGCGCGCTGCGCGGCGGATCATACGTGAGCAGCAATGCGGTGAACATGCAGTCGCCGGCGTCGTACGGTCTGACGCCGCCGTCGCTGGAGGCGTGGCCGAGCGCGCTGACGCCGCGGCAGATCGGCGGGTGGAGCGCGGGCGCGGAGCCTGTGATGGCATCTACGGCCTATGCATCCCCCGTGCAGACGATCCCGCCGCCGAACGGCGAATTTGCGCAAGCGATGTGGTCGGCGCGGCAGGCGAAGCTGGGGGAGCCGATCGAAGCGCCGCGACCGGGCGGGCCGGCGGATGTGGCGACGCGGATCGGGAACAAGTCTTTTCGGCGCGGCGAATACGCTTTGGCGCGGGATGACTACCGGCGGGCGCTGGCGCGGGACGAGGGCGATCCGCAGATTCGTTTGGCGGTGGGGCTGGCGGAGTTTGCCCGCGGTCGATGGCCGCAGGCGTCGCGGGCCATTGCGGAGGGGATGAAGAAGGGACCGGACCTCGATCCGGCGTCATTCGACTTGCGAAATGCCTATGGGCGGCCGGGGGATTTTGAGAAGCATTTGGCGCGGTTGGAGGCGGCGGCGGAAAGGTCGCCGGACGATGCGGGGCTCTGGTTGCTGCTGGGGTACGTTCGGTACTTTTCCGGCGATGTCGCGGGTGGCCGGACGGCGTGGGAGAAGTATTCGGCGATGCCGGCGACCGATCCGGCGGTTCATGCGTACGTCGATTCGTTATTGCGATAA
- the eno gene encoding phosphopyruvate hydratase, giving the protein MKTAIAKVHGREVLDSRGNPTVEAVVALEGGAMGQSIVPSGASTGEHEAVELRDGDKKRYLGKGVLLAVENVNMKIARSVKGLDAANQKALDDAMIALDGSPNKSNLGANAILAVSLAAARAAACAAGQPLYRYLGGDRANVLPVPMMNILNGGKHADSTVDFQEFMIQPWGAPTFREALRWGAEIFHSLKKVLHDKNYNTAVGDEGGYAPSLKSNDEAFEVIATAVERAGYKLGEQVWFALDPATSEMASEAGAKNKYKFYKSNPNRIASAEEMADYWAEKCGQWPIRSIEDGLGENDWEGWTKLTARLGSKVQLVGDDLFVTNPKFIERGIREKAANSVLIKVNQIGTLTETLTAIKMALDAGWTAVVSHRSGETEDTTIADIAVATGAGQIKTGSLSRTDRTAKYNQLLRIEEELGERAVYGGKMWKK; this is encoded by the coding sequence ATGAAAACCGCCATTGCCAAAGTCCACGGCCGCGAAGTCCTCGACTCCCGCGGCAACCCCACCGTCGAAGCCGTCGTCGCTCTCGAAGGCGGCGCGATGGGGCAGTCCATTGTCCCATCCGGCGCATCGACCGGCGAACACGAGGCCGTCGAGCTGCGCGACGGCGACAAGAAGCGCTACCTCGGCAAGGGCGTCCTCCTCGCGGTCGAAAACGTCAACATGAAGATCGCCCGCTCCGTCAAAGGGCTGGACGCCGCGAACCAGAAGGCCCTCGACGACGCGATGATCGCCCTCGACGGCTCGCCGAACAAATCGAACCTCGGCGCCAACGCCATCCTCGCCGTCTCGCTCGCCGCCGCCCGCGCCGCCGCGTGCGCCGCCGGTCAGCCGCTCTATCGCTATCTCGGCGGCGACCGCGCCAACGTCCTGCCCGTTCCCATGATGAACATCCTCAACGGCGGCAAGCACGCCGACAGCACCGTCGATTTCCAGGAGTTCATGATACAGCCCTGGGGCGCGCCGACCTTTCGCGAGGCCCTGCGCTGGGGCGCGGAGATCTTCCACTCGCTCAAGAAGGTCCTGCACGATAAGAACTACAACACCGCCGTCGGCGACGAAGGCGGTTACGCCCCGAGCCTCAAGAGTAACGACGAGGCCTTCGAAGTGATTGCGACCGCCGTCGAAAGGGCCGGCTACAAACTCGGCGAGCAGGTCTGGTTCGCCCTCGACCCAGCGACGAGCGAGATGGCCTCCGAAGCCGGCGCGAAGAACAAATACAAGTTCTACAAGAGCAATCCCAACCGCATCGCGTCCGCCGAGGAGATGGCCGACTACTGGGCCGAAAAGTGCGGCCAATGGCCGATCCGCAGCATCGAGGACGGTCTCGGCGAAAACGACTGGGAGGGCTGGACGAAGCTGACGGCCCGGCTCGGGTCGAAGGTACAGCTCGTCGGTGACGACCTCTTCGTCACCAACCCCAAGTTCATCGAGCGCGGCATCCGCGAAAAGGCCGCCAACAGCGTGCTCATCAAGGTCAACCAGATCGGCACGCTTACCGAGACACTGACCGCAATCAAGATGGCCCTTGACGCGGGTTGGACCGCCGTCGTCAGCCATCGCAGCGGCGAAACCGAGGATACGACTATCGCCGACATCGCCGTGGCCACCGGCGCCGGTCAGATCAAGACCGGCAGCCTCTCGCGGACGGACCGCACGGCCAAGTACAACCAGCTCCTGCGCATCGAAGAGGAACTCGGCGAGCGGGCCGTGTACGGCGGCAAGATGTGGAAGAAATGA
- a CDS encoding proprotein convertase P-domain-containing protein: MGIGTSRIGWGFAACLCCLTAAALTLSSVANATPPVGKTVQINVVGADTGTSRTQIAYSTNLQPITKLTLQDGATAVSATGSKLVLYVDNGAAGSAVLHVEMPDSPQVNVTVHVDGKIRADVAPINSSKPSELGSPILGTATTPQPAVVKHAPQAPPSIAAVDPSSVTDGGRGGLSTSLAESAGFMVDRPYRTAKLRNPAAPRGCPVVCPPGATAENEPDCGLPTDTVNGGCNSTPNVFSAISCGETVCGTGAFDGSFRDTDWYKLVLTEDTTVTFTGEADFDLLIGIVDNFGIDSCAGVTSFLSFGLGGACTPASASACLSAGTWYLFVAPDFTVPVACGAGYTATVTCKAGECGGGGGVCGPPNPNDCNAANSTPGCSDQACCEAVCAIDPFCCDVAWDSICASEAADLCGGGGGVCGPDNPNDCSVPNSTPGCNDQACCEAVCAIDPFCCDVAWDSICADEAASICNQPPCDVICDPGKTPENEPDCGIPTDTVNGGCNSTPNVFSPIVCGQSYCGTGAFDGSLRDTDWYEVVLTQATQVTWTAEAEFDVVVGIVENGGGTLDCSQVTAFRVFAVGGPCQPTSVSSCLPAGTWWLFVAPDFTAIEACGAEYNATLTCADCPPAPDNDLCEDAEAILCNSSTNLDNTLATTDPTDPLYSCAFFGPQQGFGTLWYTFVATDTSAYVQTCNSGSTDTLLAVYSGTCGSLVEIACNDDGPCGGTGLLSKLCAQGLTVGDTYYIQVSSFSAADQGQITLELTCPCPPGPPGDNCQDAVPLAIPADVSGSTTSSNPDVPPAFTCGGFSVSAPGNWYTVVGNGNELTASLCNPGTNYDTKLHVYCGTCTQLFCVAGDDDFCGFPPGYSQASWCSAPGTTYYILVSGFGSATGDYQLTVTSGAACSDPPLCEPCAVSCDPGKTDENEPDCGLPTDTVNGGCNSVPPVFSPITCGEAYCGTGAFDGSTRDTDWYQVVLTQNTQVTWSVEAEFDVLVGIVDNQGGALDCSQVSAFLVFAVGTPCQTTSVSTCLSAGTWWLFVAPDFLAPVPCGAEYNAVLTCADCPPGPDNDLCVDAEAILCNSTTNMDNTLATTDATDPLYSCAFFGPQQGFGTLWYTFVATNSSAKLSTCGSASTDTLLAVYSGTCPSLVEIACNDDLPCGPTTFLSELCVTNLTVGDTYYIQVSSFSNADRGPIELVLECPCPGFEPTGACCVDDVCSITTQSQCAGEYLGDGTTCDSPGGTPTVYLSNPNAAIPDNNPAGISNTINVPDSMTIADLNVDLVIPHTWVGDLCVTLTHGATTVDLIQRPGSAAPAGCYSGSPFGCDQDNYNIILDDQGSGGPIESLCSPSMVSPPNYVPNNPLAAFNGADAAGPWIITVVDNAGGDLGTLVQWSLHFSEPGPSPCNIEPCDECPAGTIPIVDENGDNSGWCVSASDPANVSIVVEDVDRTAGTATLHINKNFANPPGFGGLIPCILLDFVQVCPDVRTVDTFLINGETITNNTGVEWLDFHWILFDGPEAWFDVAASDDFDVSPFLSKLFSRFIDSPANNQAKKLDAYNGSVPAGGTFSPSGGTVGGGSPIDVVSNPNAAIPDNNPAGVSDVINVGDSVTMADVNVDLVVNHTWVGDLVVTLTHGADSVVLVDRPGVPASTFGCDQNNYNIILDDQGAGGAIETLCAVSMVSPPNYVPNNPLAAFNGDDSAGAWTITVSDNAGQDTGTLVQWSLHITPQSTSSGEPLTIGVDLSGPQVSFTLKECPTTTGEVEAGACCIGLDCSILTPADCAASLGLYKGDGSACTPGICLPANDECGNCISVATGTTYNGTTLGATGTDVSSCAFNDTIDVWHCWTATCTGQATFSLCGSGFDTTLAVYGACGGAELGCNDDAAACSPGSQLSLAVTTGQVYFIRVSGFNGDAGNYSLNVTCSPAGPNRRPKLGSVTDSATGLTGQGN, from the coding sequence ATGGGCATTGGCACATCACGGATTGGATGGGGTTTCGCGGCATGTCTGTGTTGCCTGACGGCGGCGGCGTTGACGCTTTCGAGCGTGGCCAACGCGACTCCGCCGGTCGGAAAGACGGTTCAGATCAACGTCGTCGGCGCTGATACTGGAACCAGTCGAACTCAGATTGCGTACAGCACGAACTTGCAACCGATTACCAAACTCACGCTGCAAGACGGTGCCACCGCGGTTTCCGCGACCGGCAGCAAGCTTGTGCTCTACGTCGATAACGGCGCCGCCGGATCGGCGGTCCTGCATGTCGAAATGCCGGACTCCCCGCAAGTCAACGTGACAGTACACGTCGACGGCAAGATCCGCGCCGATGTCGCGCCGATAAATTCCAGCAAGCCCAGTGAACTCGGCTCCCCGATCTTGGGAACAGCGACGACGCCGCAGCCGGCGGTGGTCAAGCACGCTCCCCAGGCTCCCCCAAGTATCGCGGCCGTTGACCCGTCAAGTGTTACAGATGGCGGTCGCGGTGGTCTGTCAACCAGCCTTGCTGAATCCGCGGGATTCATGGTGGATCGGCCTTATCGAACCGCCAAGCTGCGGAACCCGGCTGCCCCGCGCGGTTGCCCAGTGGTATGCCCGCCCGGCGCGACCGCCGAAAACGAACCCGATTGCGGCCTGCCGACCGATACGGTCAATGGCGGCTGCAACTCCACCCCGAACGTATTTAGTGCGATTAGTTGCGGCGAAACCGTGTGTGGGACCGGCGCCTTCGATGGCTCCTTTCGTGATACGGACTGGTACAAACTGGTCCTGACTGAAGACACAACTGTCACTTTTACGGGCGAAGCCGATTTCGATCTTCTCATCGGAATCGTCGATAACTTTGGAATAGACAGTTGTGCCGGCGTTACTTCATTCCTGTCCTTCGGTTTGGGGGGGGCCTGCACGCCCGCCTCTGCCAGCGCATGCCTCTCAGCAGGGACGTGGTATCTTTTCGTGGCGCCCGACTTTACTGTCCCAGTAGCGTGCGGCGCCGGGTACACAGCGACAGTCACCTGTAAAGCTGGCGAATGCGGGGGCGGCGGGGGAGTTTGCGGTCCGCCCAATCCTAACGACTGCAATGCGGCGAATTCCACGCCGGGCTGCAGCGACCAGGCGTGTTGCGAGGCGGTTTGCGCGATCGATCCTTTCTGCTGCGACGTCGCGTGGGACAGCATCTGTGCCAGCGAAGCTGCGGACCTTTGCGGCGGCGGCGGCGGCGTTTGCGGTCCGGATAATCCGAATGACTGTAGCGTGCCCAACTCGACGCCCGGGTGCAATGATCAAGCATGTTGTGAAGCGGTTTGCGCGATCGATCCTTTCTGCTGCGACGTCGCGTGGGACAGCATCTGCGCCGACGAGGCGGCCTCCATCTGTAATCAGCCGCCTTGCGACGTAATCTGCGATCCCGGAAAGACGCCGGAAAACGAGCCCGATTGCGGCATTCCCACGGACACGGTCAACGGCGGCTGTAACTCCACGCCGAATGTCTTTTCACCAATCGTCTGCGGCCAGTCCTACTGTGGGACCGGGGCCTTCGACGGCAGCCTCCGCGATACGGATTGGTACGAGGTCGTTTTGACCCAGGCGACGCAAGTTACCTGGACGGCCGAGGCGGAGTTCGATGTTGTCGTCGGTATTGTGGAAAACGGCGGCGGAACCTTGGATTGCAGTCAGGTGACGGCGTTCCGTGTGTTCGCCGTGGGCGGTCCCTGCCAGCCAACGAGCGTGTCGTCTTGCCTCCCTGCCGGAACCTGGTGGCTGTTTGTGGCGCCGGATTTCACGGCGATTGAAGCGTGTGGTGCGGAATACAATGCCACGCTGACGTGCGCCGATTGCCCGCCCGCTCCGGATAACGATTTGTGCGAGGATGCCGAGGCGATCCTGTGCAACAGTTCGACCAACCTTGACAACACCTTGGCAACGACGGACCCGACCGACCCGCTCTATAGTTGCGCGTTCTTCGGTCCGCAGCAGGGCTTCGGCACGCTGTGGTACACCTTTGTCGCGACCGACACCTCGGCCTACGTGCAGACCTGCAACAGCGGTTCCACGGACACCTTGCTCGCCGTCTATAGCGGCACCTGCGGAAGCCTCGTGGAAATCGCATGCAACGATGACGGGCCGTGCGGCGGCACCGGTCTCCTCTCCAAGCTGTGCGCTCAAGGGCTAACAGTGGGCGACACGTATTACATCCAAGTGTCGTCATTCTCGGCGGCCGATCAGGGACAGATCACCCTGGAATTGACGTGCCCATGCCCGCCCGGACCTCCGGGGGACAACTGCCAGGATGCGGTTCCTCTCGCTATTCCGGCGGATGTTTCAGGCTCCACGACGAGTTCGAATCCCGATGTACCTCCGGCGTTCACCTGTGGCGGCTTCTCCGTGTCCGCGCCCGGCAACTGGTACACCGTGGTTGGCAACGGCAATGAGCTGACTGCGTCGCTGTGCAACCCGGGAACGAATTATGACACGAAGCTCCACGTCTATTGCGGCACCTGCACACAATTGTTCTGCGTGGCTGGCGATGACGACTTCTGCGGCTTCCCGCCGGGTTACTCGCAGGCCTCTTGGTGTTCCGCGCCTGGTACGACCTATTACATTCTGGTCAGCGGTTTCGGTTCGGCCACGGGCGACTATCAGTTGACCGTGACCAGCGGCGCCGCGTGCAGCGATCCGCCGTTGTGCGAGCCTTGCGCCGTTAGCTGCGACCCGGGCAAGACCGATGAGAACGAGCCCGATTGCGGTCTGCCGACCGACACGGTCAATGGCGGCTGCAACTCCGTTCCTCCGGTCTTTTCGCCCATCACTTGCGGCGAGGCGTATTGCGGAACCGGCGCCTTCGATGGCAGCACCCGCGATACGGATTGGTATCAAGTCGTCCTGACTCAGAACACGCAAGTGACGTGGTCCGTCGAGGCCGAGTTCGATGTCCTGGTGGGCATCGTCGACAACCAGGGCGGAGCGCTGGACTGCAGCCAGGTTTCGGCATTCCTGGTCTTCGCCGTCGGCACTCCTTGCCAGACGACAAGCGTGTCGACTTGTCTCTCCGCCGGGACTTGGTGGCTCTTTGTGGCGCCCGATTTCCTCGCGCCAGTGCCGTGCGGCGCGGAATACAACGCTGTATTAACCTGCGCCGACTGCCCGCCGGGTCCGGACAACGATTTGTGTGTGGACGCCGAGGCGATCCTGTGCAACAGCACGACCAATATGGATAACACACTGGCAACGACCGACGCGACGGATCCGCTCTATAGCTGTGCGTTCTTCGGACCGCAACAAGGCTTCGGTACGTTGTGGTACACGTTCGTCGCGACGAACAGTTCCGCAAAGCTCAGCACCTGCGGCAGTGCTTCGACCGACACGCTGCTGGCCGTCTATAGCGGCACCTGCCCGAGTCTGGTCGAGATCGCCTGCAACGACGACCTGCCTTGTGGCCCGACGACGTTCCTGTCGGAGCTTTGTGTGACCAATCTGACGGTCGGCGACACCTATTACATCCAGGTCTCGTCGTTCTCCAACGCGGACCGCGGCCCGATCGAACTCGTGCTGGAATGCCCTTGCCCCGGCTTTGAGCCGACGGGGGCCTGCTGCGTGGACGACGTCTGCTCCATCACCACGCAGTCGCAGTGCGCGGGTGAGTATCTGGGCGATGGCACGACTTGCGATTCGCCCGGAGGTACGCCGACGGTATATCTATCCAACCCGAATGCGGCGATCCCGGATAACAATCCGGCGGGCATCAGCAACACGATTAACGTGCCCGATTCAATGACAATCGCTGACCTTAACGTCGACCTCGTCATACCCCACACCTGGGTCGGCGACCTGTGCGTCACGCTGACGCACGGTGCGACGACCGTGGACCTGATCCAGCGACCGGGTTCGGCGGCGCCCGCCGGCTGCTACTCGGGCAGCCCGTTCGGTTGCGACCAGGACAACTACAACATCATTCTGGACGACCAGGGATCGGGCGGTCCGATTGAGAGCCTCTGCTCGCCCAGCATGGTCTCCCCGCCGAACTACGTACCGAACAATCCGCTCGCCGCGTTCAACGGCGCCGACGCTGCCGGCCCGTGGATCATCACGGTGGTGGATAATGCGGGCGGAGACTTGGGTACGCTGGTCCAGTGGTCGTTGCACTTCTCAGAGCCCGGCCCGTCGCCTTGCAACATCGAGCCATGCGACGAATGCCCTGCCGGTACGATCCCAATCGTTGACGAAAACGGGGACAACTCCGGATGGTGCGTCAGCGCGTCAGATCCGGCCAATGTTTCCATCGTGGTCGAAGATGTGGATCGCACCGCGGGTACCGCAACCCTCCACATCAATAAGAACTTTGCCAATCCGCCGGGCTTCGGCGGGCTCATCCCCTGCATCCTGCTCGATTTCGTGCAGGTCTGCCCCGATGTGCGAACCGTGGACACGTTCCTGATCAACGGTGAAACGATCACCAACAATACGGGAGTCGAGTGGCTCGACTTCCATTGGATCCTCTTCGACGGACCGGAAGCCTGGTTCGATGTCGCGGCTTCCGATGATTTCGATGTCTCGCCCTTCCTGAGCAAGCTGTTCAGCCGGTTCATTGATTCTCCGGCGAACAACCAGGCCAAGAAGCTGGATGCTTACAACGGCTCGGTGCCGGCCGGCGGGACGTTCAGTCCGTCGGGCGGGACGGTTGGCGGCGGCAGTCCGATTGACGTCGTGTCCAATCCCAATGCGGCGATTCCCGACAACAATCCGGCAGGCGTCAGCGATGTCATTAACGTAGGTGATTCGGTGACCATGGCCGATGTGAATGTCGATCTCGTCGTGAACCACACCTGGGTGGGTGACTTGGTCGTCACGCTGACGCATGGCGCCGACTCCGTGGTCCTCGTGGACCGACCGGGCGTCCCGGCGAGCACCTTCGGCTGCGACCAGAACAACTACAACATCATTCTGGATGACCAGGGCGCGGGCGGGGCCATTGAAACCCTCTGTGCCGTATCCATGGTCTCTCCGCCGAATTACGTGCCGAATAATCCGCTCGCCGCCTTCAACGGCGACGATTCAGCGGGGGCATGGACCATTACGGTCTCCGATAACGCGGGACAAGACACGGGCACGCTAGTCCAGTGGTCGCTGCACATTACGCCGCAGTCGACTTCCAGCGGCGAACCGCTCACCATCGGCGTCGATCTCAGCGGGCCGCAAGTCTCCTTCACCTTGAAGGAGTGCCCGACGACGACCGGCGAGGTTGAGGCGGGCGCCTGCTGCATCGGCCTGGATTGCTCAATCCTGACGCCGGCCGACTGTGCCGCGTCACTAGGCTTGTACAAGGGCGACGGTTCGGCCTGTACGCCGGGCATCTGCCTGCCGGCCAACGACGAGTGCGGTAATTGCATCTCGGTGGCGACGGGTACGACGTACAACGGAACAACGCTTGGGGCTACGGGGACGGATGTCTCGTCCTGTGCCTTCAATGACACCATCGACGTCTGGCACTGCTGGACGGCGACGTGTACCGGTCAGGCGACCTTCAGCCTGTGCGGTAGCGGATTCGATACGACGCTGGCGGTGTATGGCGCCTGCGGAGGCGCGGAGCTCGGTTGCAATGACGACGCTGCGGCATGCAGCCCGGGGTCCCAGCTTTCCTTGGCCGTCACCACTGGCCAGGTCTACTTCATTCGCGTCTCCGGATTCAATGGAGATGCCGGCAACTATTCACTTAACGTCACATGCAGCCCAGCGGGGCCAAACCGCCGTCCGAAGTTGGGCTCGGTTACCGACTCCGCGACGGGCTTAACTGGTCAGGGAAATTAA
- a CDS encoding Rieske 2Fe-2S domain-containing protein, with translation MPHDHWIKLCAAADCPPGRAKFVAVEGHELAVFHLTDPDRFIVTQNSCPHAGGNLAAGEIADATVTCPWHEWQFNLDTGACTLSPTVTLRRYDCKTENGSVFARLSQ, from the coding sequence GTGCCTCATGACCACTGGATCAAGCTCTGCGCCGCCGCCGACTGCCCGCCCGGCCGCGCCAAATTCGTCGCCGTGGAGGGCCACGAACTCGCCGTCTTCCACCTGACTGATCCCGATCGTTTTATTGTCACCCAGAATAGCTGCCCACATGCCGGCGGAAACCTCGCCGCCGGGGAAATCGCCGACGCGACGGTCACCTGTCCGTGGCACGAGTGGCAATTCAATCTCGACACCGGGGCCTGCACCCTGAGCCCGACCGTGACGCTTCGGCGCTACGACTGCAAGACTGAAAACGGCAGTGTCTTCGCGAGATTATCGCAATAA
- a CDS encoding glycosyltransferase family 4 protein, with the protein MLPGFDVLTPPRHILFVTEFFHPDLCASAVVAADHLTKIAAARPDWRITVLTSQRAWNSPNTLYPLFEDWEGIKILRVRRSPVSRTSLIRRGWGFIEFGYQAVRAARALPQVDLVIGTTAPPQGGAIARRIAKQRRCPYIYEVLDLYPDCAAALRRIKPGGLIERAWRRFDRKVMLDAVGVVTISDPITRRLAQTRGIPGDCLLTIHDGFDPTRLAPFERNLFKETYNPGGRFVVQYAGNMGLSHPFESIVAAARLLIEDPGILMMFIGEGPQRAVIRAGLAADGLVLDYQPPESLSQILATADLCLISQHAHMYDKALPYKIYAILAAGRPAIFIGDARSEIAQWLTRYGAGIQIDQGQPEALVALIRELKNDSPRRKTMSRAARALFDQQFNSTRAAQSWIEAIESVLPDGTSQP; encoded by the coding sequence ATGCTCCCCGGTTTTGACGTTTTGACTCCTCCCCGCCACATCCTCTTCGTCACCGAGTTCTTCCACCCCGACCTCTGCGCCAGCGCCGTCGTCGCCGCCGACCACCTCACCAAAATCGCCGCCGCCCGGCCCGACTGGCGGATCACCGTTCTTACGTCGCAGCGCGCCTGGAACAGCCCGAATACGCTCTACCCGCTCTTCGAAGATTGGGAGGGCATCAAGATCCTCCGCGTCCGGCGGTCCCCCGTCAGCCGGACGAGCCTCATCCGCCGCGGCTGGGGTTTCATCGAGTTCGGCTACCAGGCCGTCCGCGCCGCCCGCGCTCTGCCCCAAGTCGATCTCGTCATCGGCACGACCGCGCCCCCGCAGGGCGGCGCCATCGCCCGTCGCATCGCGAAGCAGCGCCGCTGCCCCTACATCTACGAAGTGCTCGACCTCTACCCCGATTGCGCCGCCGCCCTCCGCCGCATCAAGCCCGGCGGCCTTATCGAACGGGCCTGGCGCCGCTTCGATCGCAAGGTGATGCTCGATGCCGTCGGCGTCGTCACCATCTCTGACCCGATTACGCGGCGTCTCGCCCAGACGCGCGGCATCCCCGGCGACTGTCTCCTCACGATACACGACGGCTTCGACCCGACGCGCCTCGCCCCGTTCGAACGCAACCTATTCAAGGAAACCTATAACCCCGGCGGCCGCTTCGTCGTGCAGTACGCCGGCAACATGGGCCTTTCGCACCCCTTCGAATCCATCGTCGCCGCCGCTCGCTTACTCATTGAAGACCCCGGCATCCTTATGATGTTCATCGGCGAGGGCCCGCAACGCGCCGTCATCCGCGCCGGTCTCGCCGCCGACGGTCTGGTCCTCGATTACCAGCCGCCGGAGTCGCTGAGCCAGATCCTCGCCACCGCCGACCTCTGCCTGATCTCCCAGCACGCCCACATGTACGACAAGGCCCTCCCATACAAGATCTACGCCATTCTCGCGGCCGGTCGCCCCGCCATCTTCATCGGCGATGCCCGGAGCGAGATTGCCCAGTGGCTCACGCGATACGGCGCCGGCATCCAAATCGACCAGGGCCAGCCCGAGGCCCTCGTCGCCCTTATCCGCGAACTGAAAAACGACTCCCCGCGCCGCAAGACCATGTCCCGCGCCGCCCGCGCGCTATTCGACCAACAATTCAACTCCACCCGCGCTGCTCAGAGCTGGATCGAGGCAATTGAATCGGTGCTTCCCGACGGCACTTCACAGCCGTAG
- a CDS encoding PEP-CTERM sorting domain-containing protein, which translates to MKSSNLSTPILALGLLGILVGASSAYGDITIPLGGGWEAQVPNLSQVSISVDSVTSEFVAIEISKDFTEPYDGIGFPGHSILFTQVAADAVTSPRIIILDESVTNLTGSDWTDYHMEIGSGGEVVFDIAASLGFSMAPFTNQLLTLTTLDADGGVVFNNSSFFPGAGPGELVMFADLSGEEAVSFTLTEFPTPEPATVALLVLGLGCLKRRRSR; encoded by the coding sequence ATGAAAAGCAGTAACTTATCGACGCCCATCCTGGCGCTTGGCCTCTTGGGCATTCTGGTGGGTGCGAGTTCCGCCTACGGTGACATCACCATCCCCCTGGGTGGAGGATGGGAAGCCCAGGTCCCGAATCTTTCGCAAGTCAGTATCAGCGTGGATTCGGTCACCTCCGAGTTCGTCGCGATCGAAATATCGAAGGACTTCACCGAACCCTACGACGGCATCGGCTTTCCCGGCCACAGCATCCTGTTCACACAGGTCGCTGCGGATGCGGTGACGTCGCCGCGTATCATCATCCTCGATGAGTCGGTGACGAATCTGACGGGCTCGGACTGGACCGACTATCACATGGAGATCGGCTCCGGGGGCGAGGTCGTGTTTGACATCGCCGCTTCCCTGGGCTTCAGCATGGCTCCGTTTACCAATCAACTCCTCACCCTGACGACCTTGGACGCTGACGGAGGGGTGGTGTTCAACAACAGCTCGTTTTTCCCCGGCGCCGGTCCGGGCGAGTTGGTCATGTTTGCGGACTTGTCTGGCGAAGAGGCCGTCTCGTTCACGCTAACTGAGTTTCCGACGCCGGAGCCTGCGACAGTGGCGTTGCTGGTCCTCGGCCTCGGCTGCTTGAAGCGGCGTCGGTCGAGATAA